The segment TTTTCAAACGCCTTTTGTGCAATGATTTTACCACCATCAAGCTCTTCATTAACCCAATGCACACTAATGCCTGCTACTTTCATATCACTTTCATAGCTTTCTTTGATAGCATGAGCACCTTTGAATAAAGGAAGCAAAGAAGGATGAAGATTAATAGCTTTTATATTTTGAGTAAAAACAGGACTTAAAATTCGCATAAATCCTGCTAGGATAGTCAAATCTACTTGACTTTCTTTTATAATTTTTACTAATTCTGCGTCAAATTCTTCTCTTGAAGTAAATTTTTCATGTTCTATGATTTTAGTTTCAAGACCATATTTTAAAGCTCTTTGTATGCCATAAGCTTCTTTTTTATTGCATACGCACAAAACCACTTCAAAGGTATTTTTACCAAAAGTTTTTTTATGTAATTTTTCTAAAATATTTTCCAAATTACTTCCATTACCACTAAATAAAACTGCTAGTTTTATAAGCATTTTAACCCCTTTATTAATTTTAAAGCATCAAAACTAATTTTATTTTTCTTATAATTTTTAGCTACTAAAGCATGAGCTAATACTGCATTTTTAGCAGCTTCTAAAGCATTAAATTTAGCTCCAAGTAAAGCTGCTATCATGCCACTTAGCACATCCCCACTTCCACCTTTTGCCAAAGCCTCATTGCCACAGTTTACTACAAAAAGTTTTTCTTTTTGAACGATGATGGGATTAGCCCCTTTTAACACCAAAGCA is part of the Campylobacter sp. CNRCH_2014_0184h genome and harbors:
- the purN gene encoding phosphoribosylglycinamide formyltransferase encodes the protein MLIKLAVLFSGNGSNLENILEKLHKKTFGKNTFEVVLCVCNKKEAYGIQRALKYGLETKIIEHEKFTSREEFDAELVKIIKESQVDLTILAGFMRILSPVFTQNIKAINLHPSLLPLFKGAHAIKESYESDMKVAGISVHWVNEELDGGKIIAQKAFEKAKLSFEEFEDKIHQLEHTLLPEAIVKIFEND